In Sinorhizobium sojae CCBAU 05684, a single window of DNA contains:
- a CDS encoding c-type cytochrome, with the protein MRRNSVLMSMLGITVAGFGLAWAWPWLAAQMASGEAPAETIALGKTLYGKYCAACHGANLEGQPDWKSPLPSGRMPAPPHDASGHTWHHPDGVLFRITKDGPAAVVGGGYRSDMPGFGSVMSDDEIRAVLAFIKSVWPEQERQYQAEMSRREQKAAQ; encoded by the coding sequence ATGAGAAGGAATTCAGTTCTCATGTCGATGCTCGGGATTACCGTGGCGGGTTTCGGACTCGCATGGGCATGGCCTTGGCTTGCCGCCCAGATGGCGAGCGGCGAGGCCCCGGCCGAGACAATCGCGCTCGGCAAGACGCTCTATGGCAAGTACTGCGCCGCCTGCCATGGCGCGAACCTCGAAGGTCAGCCGGACTGGAAAAGTCCGCTGCCTTCGGGGCGCATGCCTGCGCCGCCGCACGATGCATCCGGCCACACCTGGCACCATCCGGACGGAGTGCTCTTCCGCATTACCAAGGACGGCCCGGCGGCTGTCGTTGGCGGGGGCTACCGAAGCGACATGCCAGGCTTCGGGAGTGTGATGAGTGACGACGAAATCCGGGCCGTGCTGGCTTTCATCAAGAGCGTCTGGCCGGAGCAGGAACGGCAATATCAGGCGGAGATGAGCCGCCGGGAGCAAAAGGCGGCGCAGTAG